The Methanothrix sp. genome has a segment encoding these proteins:
- the dapA gene encoding 4-hydroxy-tetrahydrodipicolinate synthase has translation MYSGVFPAIITPFLEDMSLDEEGLKRNVLHLCQTGIAGIVPCGTTGEAATLTIAEHKRVIEITVENSSVPVIAGTGSNNTREAVELTCHAAEAGADAALLITPYYNRPNDRGMFEHFKTVAEKCNIPMVLYNVPKRTGIDLKPELVAKLSRIKNIVAVKEASGSLSQLSQIIEQTRESDFSVLCGDDDLTLPSIALGAQGVISVVANVAPRKTVAMVNAMLKGDLEKARSLHYELAPLVRAMFLETNPIPVKSAQKYLGLAGGPLRLPLAEMSPDKESILKGVLESLGERA, from the coding sequence ATGTATAGCGGCGTGTTTCCTGCGATCATCACGCCATTCTTAGAGGACATGAGCCTGGACGAGGAGGGGCTGAAGAGAAATGTGTTGCACCTTTGCCAGACAGGTATAGCGGGGATAGTGCCCTGCGGAACCACTGGCGAGGCGGCCACTCTTACCATTGCAGAGCACAAGCGAGTGATAGAGATCACAGTGGAGAACTCGAGCGTGCCGGTGATAGCAGGCACTGGCTCCAACAACACCCGTGAGGCAGTGGAGCTGACCTGCCATGCTGCAGAGGCGGGCGCTGATGCTGCCTTGCTGATAACTCCCTACTACAACCGGCCCAATGATCGCGGCATGTTCGAGCACTTCAAGACCGTGGCCGAGAAGTGCAATATCCCAATGGTGCTCTACAATGTTCCCAAGAGGACGGGAATCGACCTCAAGCCGGAGCTGGTGGCAAAGCTCTCCCGGATAAAGAATATCGTAGCAGTAAAGGAGGCCAGCGGAAGCCTCTCTCAGCTATCTCAAATAATTGAGCAGACCCGGGAAAGTGACTTTTCCGTCCTCTGCGGCGATGATGACCTTACGCTTCCATCCATAGCCCTGGGGGCACAGGGCGTGATCTCTGTAGTGGCCAATGTCGCCCCCAGAAAGACAGTGGCCATGGTGAATGCCATGCTCAAGGGCGATCTGGAAAAGGCGAGATCATTGCACTATGAGCTTGCCCCTCTGGTCCGGGCGATGTTCCTTGAGACCAACCCCATCCCTGTGAAGAGCGCCCAAAAATATCTGGGATTGGCGGGCGGGCCGTTGCGCCTTCCCCTGGCGGAGATGTCCCCGGATAAAGAGAGCATTCTCAAGGGGGTCCTGGAGTCTCTGGGCGAGAGGGCATGA
- the dapB gene encoding 4-hydroxy-tetrahydrodipicolinate reductase translates to MTRIAVTGALGRMGTLVIQEAARIEGMELVAGLDVIGAGEPLPGGLLVKDASRLEEVIIESKPDVLIDFTIAKAAVENACTAASLGVDLVIGTTGISPEQHSQMRAAIEGNVAAVISPNFAVGVNLFWKLVADAAASLKGYDFDIEIIEAHHNQKKDAPSGTALATVQAIRRARGEPDSLDASSVVYGRKGIMLRGKEIGVHAVRAGDIVGDHTVLMAGPGERLEIKHQAHSRTAFASGAVRAASWVAGRDPGIYSMGDVLQSR, encoded by the coding sequence ATGACTCGGATTGCAGTAACTGGGGCTCTGGGTCGCATGGGCACTCTGGTCATCCAGGAGGCGGCCAGGATCGAGGGAATGGAGCTGGTGGCGGGCCTGGATGTTATCGGGGCAGGGGAGCCTCTTCCGGGGGGCCTTCTGGTCAAGGATGCCTCCCGGCTGGAGGAGGTGATAATAGAGAGCAAGCCGGATGTGCTAATCGACTTCACCATCGCCAAAGCAGCAGTGGAGAACGCCTGCACTGCGGCCTCTCTTGGTGTGGATCTGGTGATAGGAACCACGGGCATCTCTCCTGAGCAGCACTCCCAGATGAGAGCAGCAATCGAGGGCAATGTGGCAGCAGTTATAAGCCCCAACTTCGCTGTGGGAGTGAACCTCTTCTGGAAGCTGGTGGCAGATGCTGCCGCCTCTCTCAAGGGCTATGACTTCGATATAGAGATCATTGAAGCCCATCACAACCAGAAGAAGGATGCACCAAGCGGCACTGCCCTGGCCACTGTGCAGGCCATAAGAAGGGCGCGGGGAGAGCCGGATTCGCTTGACGCTTCCAGCGTGGTTTATGGCCGGAAAGGGATTATGCTCCGGGGCAAGGAGATCGGAGTGCATGCTGTGCGAGCCGGGGATATTGTAGGAGATCACACTGTCCTCATGGCAGGTCCGGGGGAGAGGCTGGAGATAAAGCATCAGGCTCATAGCAGGACGGCCTTTGCCAGTGGTGCAGTGCGGGCAGCCAGCTGGGTGGCGGGAAGGGATCCAGGAATCTACAGCATGGGAGATGTCCTTCAATCGAGATGA
- a CDS encoding PD-(D/E)XK nuclease family protein codes for MAGAILRVNVTEIGEFIRYQSCDRRFKLDYNNREEAKNGIPFFDRLFNPLDLVLKRAGDEKEDEWERQLNSAGFNSIVFNSQSLSFNGPTLDDEQGATWEDFARSIQDLDINQPAYARQVKIEAAIGTFNVVGKIDFILVLWENGLPKLRIIECKASRRDRTYHRIQVVLYRMIVQRLMEDAALYAGEIAIDPQTIECVVARIDENTNGVQDILALNPLESLDQEREDIERLLAEDGRLMQIAQQDIQDLEYQINEKCNTCVFNVYCLPDSGIRHRLELLGIEPSVVRALKKVGILDIDQLADFDLEGTLADRIRRQPGFSENLEILRLKARVRLRTLPGGDTDIDSYEVQPLPFYSDRGQLPEHTINDQRLIRVYLSIDYDYVENRIGALAAHITKSEGLIYTRFIEVDGKWQPDPEIKEAWLTEQEGDEQAYNDIRPLSRFNESIARFKTSEWTGRYDEDTAAERELIQGFLHELTVAISEIAEVDRAPIHFYVWSRAEMSHLIEACSRAGSALLSHLNELLGCRQGLEQLIYSCLQEEINNRFALGWTGRGLVVATSLKWFGWRYHWRRRVGGSDVDLDRIFTQDLFDFKTTLAIKRSRMSADGTLQFEWANPRDNGAFNHQFEIRGRFFDSLPAPYWHAVWRSLPNSTELRDRKVANAIERYNAAREPPGLLKAYLKARTHALRWIEERVRFKNPDIEKPPIVISEIMEFTLGVDSIRRSAIDFLQLDQHVRITDWIASHLVPPANRVPLGRTIPVRNVFVRDGDVIAQISLEGYGFDYDVMEANCSIGEGSFIRLTPCSDDPFQGQTIRQLLNAGSTCIVRAINWQARKVTLHILPMREPDNYRLRSIPHSEEGKVFDFATIDESPSDFVAPRVEKALSVNGLSPIYQWLDPQDPRIPPQNLIEMDRQSRFRGFLKSLVLPDGNRLDEDQIAACISGLNTRIQLLQGPPGTGKTNTAAVALLLRVLARFAVVSL; via the coding sequence TTGGCTGGAGCTATTCTTAGAGTTAATGTAACCGAGATTGGAGAGTTCATTCGCTATCAATCATGCGATCGCCGTTTCAAGTTAGATTATAATAATCGCGAGGAGGCAAAAAATGGAATTCCTTTCTTTGATCGGCTTTTTAACCCTTTGGATCTTGTGTTAAAGAGGGCAGGGGATGAAAAGGAGGACGAATGGGAGAGGCAGCTTAATAGTGCTGGCTTCAATAGCATTGTTTTCAACTCACAAAGTTTAAGCTTCAATGGACCGACTCTTGATGATGAGCAGGGTGCAACCTGGGAGGATTTTGCTCGAAGCATCCAGGATCTTGATATTAATCAGCCTGCATATGCACGTCAAGTTAAGATCGAAGCGGCAATAGGTACTTTTAATGTTGTGGGGAAAATCGATTTTATTCTAGTTTTATGGGAAAATGGGCTCCCTAAGCTAAGAATCATTGAGTGCAAAGCAAGTCGAAGAGATCGTACGTATCATCGGATTCAAGTTGTGCTTTATCGCATGATTGTGCAACGCTTGATGGAAGATGCTGCTTTATATGCTGGTGAGATCGCAATCGATCCACAGACTATTGAGTGTGTAGTAGCAAGGATCGATGAAAACACAAACGGTGTCCAAGATATACTTGCGTTGAACCCTTTAGAAAGTTTAGATCAAGAGAGAGAGGATATCGAGCGTTTGCTCGCAGAAGATGGCAGGCTTATGCAGATAGCACAGCAAGATATCCAGGATTTAGAATATCAAATTAATGAAAAATGTAATACGTGTGTATTTAATGTTTACTGCCTGCCGGATAGTGGAATTAGGCATAGGTTAGAGCTTCTGGGCATAGAGCCATCAGTAGTTCGAGCTTTAAAAAAAGTAGGTATATTAGATATTGACCAGCTAGCAGATTTCGATTTGGAGGGAACGCTTGCCGACCGCATAAGAAGACAACCGGGGTTCTCAGAAAACCTAGAGATACTGAGGCTAAAGGCAAGAGTCCGCCTACGAACTCTTCCTGGAGGGGACACAGATATCGACTCCTATGAAGTCCAACCTTTGCCATTTTATTCAGATCGTGGGCAACTTCCAGAGCACACAATTAATGATCAGAGATTAATAAGAGTATATCTTTCTATAGATTATGATTACGTAGAAAATAGGATAGGCGCACTTGCCGCACATATAACCAAGAGTGAGGGCTTAATATATACTCGATTCATCGAGGTTGATGGAAAATGGCAACCCGATCCGGAAATAAAGGAGGCCTGGCTAACAGAGCAGGAAGGAGACGAACAAGCCTATAATGACATTAGGCCTTTGAGCAGATTTAATGAAAGCATAGCGCGCTTCAAGACCTCTGAATGGACGGGAAGATATGATGAAGATACAGCAGCTGAAAGAGAACTAATCCAAGGTTTCTTGCATGAGCTTACGGTTGCAATTTCCGAAATCGCAGAGGTAGATCGGGCCCCGATCCATTTTTATGTCTGGTCTCGGGCAGAAATGTCTCATCTCATTGAGGCTTGCTCACGAGCAGGCTCGGCGCTTCTGAGTCACTTAAATGAACTCCTCGGATGTCGCCAGGGGCTAGAGCAGCTCATCTACTCTTGCCTTCAAGAGGAAATTAATAACCGCTTTGCGTTGGGATGGACCGGACGCGGACTGGTAGTTGCTACAAGCCTTAAATGGTTTGGGTGGCGCTACCATTGGCGCCGTCGTGTTGGCGGATCGGATGTAGATCTAGATCGAATATTCACACAGGATCTATTTGATTTTAAAACAACTTTAGCCATTAAAAGAAGTAGGATGAGTGCAGACGGGACTCTTCAATTTGAATGGGCAAATCCCCGTGATAATGGTGCTTTTAATCATCAATTTGAGATCCGCGGCAGGTTCTTTGATTCCCTTCCAGCTCCCTATTGGCATGCTGTCTGGAGATCACTTCCTAACTCAACTGAGCTTCGAGATAGGAAAGTTGCAAATGCCATAGAAAGGTATAATGCAGCAAGAGAGCCTCCTGGACTCTTGAAAGCCTACCTGAAAGCAAGGACGCATGCATTAAGATGGATAGAAGAGAGAGTCCGCTTCAAAAACCCGGACATTGAAAAGCCGCCTATAGTCATATCCGAAATAATGGAGTTTACGCTTGGCGTAGATAGCATAAGGAGATCGGCAATTGACTTCCTCCAACTCGACCAGCATGTTAGGATCACTGATTGGATTGCGTCTCACCTTGTACCTCCCGCAAATAGAGTCCCCTTAGGAAGGACCATTCCAGTTAGAAATGTTTTCGTAAGAGATGGCGACGTAATTGCACAGATAAGCCTTGAAGGGTATGGCTTTGATTACGACGTGATGGAGGCCAACTGTAGTATTGGTGAAGGATCTTTCATCCGCTTAACACCATGCTCAGATGATCCTTTCCAGGGACAAACCATTAGGCAGTTGCTTAATGCAGGTAGCACTTGCATAGTACGCGCCATTAACTGGCAGGCGAGAAAAGTCACTTTACATATTCTACCCATGAGAGAACCAGATAACTATCGCCTGCGAAGCATACCTCACTCAGAGGAAGGTAAAGTATTCGATTTCGCCACAATAGATGAAAGTCCGTCCGACTTCGTTGCTCCACGGGTTGAAAAAGCATTAAGCGTCAATGGGCTTTCTCCCATTTATCAATGGCTTGATCCACAAGATCCACGTATACCTCCACAGAATCTCATAGAAATGGATAGACAATCACGATTTAGAGGCTTTCTTAAATCCTTAGTCCTGCCGGATGGCAATAGATTAGATGAGGATCAGATCGCGGCATGTATTAGCGGTCTAAACACTCGAATTCAGCTGCTCCAGGGACCGCCTGGAACGGGGAAAACCAATACAGCCGCGGTTGCTTTGCTGTTAAGAGTTCTTGCTCGCTTTGCGGTCGTGAGCCTCTAA